In Leptolyngbya sp. KIOST-1, one DNA window encodes the following:
- a CDS encoding alpha/beta hydrolase has product MAGQRVRGRALVLGGLSLGAMLLAGLPVQAAEAIFFRYGPVERSVQTRSLETLIESGQLTDDLAFYVNLVGLSEVEVEQLRQNLDRPLEVDGVLLSRFLYTSLGEELLEQVGSILRTRVGDNGKLSLRAALIQAATSPEGLSAINVVRSLPTDMQINVQDAMAVANAVDRIVLATTDSVTQMGALTAQRTAQEQPIDYARLADLTAPGSARVQIQRFNLTDTQRQRQLYMDVVRPRQWRGQAPVMVFSHGLSASPESRHRWASHLASHGIVVVLPQHPGSDTRQVAEFQAGLSSDVFDLQEFIHRPLDISFVLDQLEQLNATEFEGRLNLEQVGVGGHSLGGYTALAVAGAEISFDHLESACNRSLIHLNISLLLQCQALDLPRQPYRFRDPRINSVLLVNPVNSSVFGPEGLAAVAVPVMVIAGSHDPATPAVFEQFRTFPWYTTEQRSLALIEGQAHVDLSALDAGLSHLLTTLPGLTLAEPEVVDRYLNALGLAFVGRYVARRPEYSLYLRSGYAAYLSQSEPFQLFMVNAGLDVERGLVEPLENFLEPLGLPNLQPGG; this is encoded by the coding sequence ATGGCCGGGCAACGGGTGAGGGGGCGGGCGCTGGTCCTGGGCGGTCTGAGCCTGGGGGCAATGCTGCTGGCTGGGCTGCCGGTGCAGGCAGCGGAGGCGATTTTCTTTCGCTACGGCCCGGTGGAGCGATCGGTGCAGACCCGTTCGCTTGAAACCTTGATTGAGTCGGGGCAGCTCACCGACGACCTGGCCTTTTACGTCAACCTGGTGGGGCTCAGCGAGGTCGAGGTTGAGCAGCTGCGGCAAAATCTCGATCGCCCCCTGGAGGTAGACGGGGTGCTGCTGTCGCGCTTTCTCTACACCAGTCTGGGGGAAGAGCTGCTGGAACAGGTGGGCAGCATTTTGCGGACCCGGGTGGGCGACAACGGCAAGCTGTCGCTGCGGGCAGCCCTGATTCAGGCGGCGACTTCGCCGGAGGGGCTGTCGGCCATCAATGTGGTGCGATCGCTGCCCACGGACATGCAGATCAATGTGCAAGATGCCATGGCCGTCGCCAATGCCGTCGATCGCATCGTCCTTGCCACCACCGACTCTGTGACCCAGATGGGGGCTCTGACGGCCCAGCGGACCGCCCAGGAGCAGCCGATTGACTATGCCCGCCTGGCGGACTTGACCGCCCCGGGTTCTGCCAGGGTGCAGATTCAGCGGTTTAACCTGACCGACACCCAGCGTCAGCGCCAGCTCTACATGGATGTGGTGCGCCCCCGGCAGTGGCGGGGGCAGGCCCCGGTAATGGTGTTTTCCCACGGGTTGAGCGCCAGCCCCGAGTCCCGGCACCGGTGGGCCAGCCACCTCGCCTCCCACGGCATTGTGGTGGTGCTGCCCCAGCATCCGGGCAGCGATACCCGGCAGGTGGCGGAGTTTCAGGCTGGCCTCAGCTCTGACGTGTTTGATTTGCAAGAATTTATCCATCGCCCCCTCGACATCAGCTTTGTGCTCGACCAGCTAGAGCAGCTCAACGCCACCGAGTTTGAGGGGCGGCTCAACCTGGAGCAGGTGGGGGTTGGGGGTCACTCCCTGGGGGGCTACACCGCCCTGGCGGTGGCGGGGGCCGAGATCAGCTTTGACCACCTGGAGTCGGCGTGCAACCGCAGCCTCATTCACCTCAATATTTCGCTGCTGCTGCAGTGCCAGGCCCTGGACCTGCCCCGGCAGCCCTACCGCTTTCGAGATCCGCGCATCAACTCGGTGCTGCTGGTCAACCCGGTCAACAGCAGTGTGTTTGGCCCAGAGGGGCTGGCGGCAGTGGCGGTGCCGGTGATGGTCATCGCCGGTAGCCACGACCCGGCTACTCCGGCGGTGTTTGAGCAGTTTCGCACCTTTCCCTGGTACACCACCGAGCAGCGATCGCTGGCGCTGATCGAAGGGCAGGCCCACGTGGATCTGTCGGCCCTCGACGCCGGTCTCTCCCACCTGCTGACCACCCTGCCCGGTCTCACCCTGGCCGAGCCCGAAGTCGTCGATCGCTACCTGAATGCCCTGGGACTGGCCTTTGTTGGTCGCTACGTGGCCCGCCGCCCGGAGTACAGCCTCTACCTGCGATCGGGCTATGCCGCCTACCTCAGCCAGAGCGAGCCCTTTCAGCTGTTTATGGTCAATGCGGGGCTTGACGTTGAACGGGGGCTGGTAGAACCGCTGGAAAACTTCCTGGAACCCCTAGGCCTACCTAACCTGCAGCCCGGTGGGTAG
- a CDS encoding LexA family protein has product MVLLPSERRLYDGLRQWIHLHGYAPTIREMKTMLQESSSSFVQDLLDRLQQKGFIDRQQGLARAIRLLYGELPLKGIIQAGYLTEHPERYFEQVRLDGNRYKPSDYALSVRGDSMANAQIYDGDIVVIHPTEDLWAIRPGRIGVIWIAGEGTTLKHVYYGEGDTQITLRPANPAHPTRTLDRAQVGVQGVMVGQHRNDNGLWVAVEPVRHQG; this is encoded by the coding sequence ATGGTTCTTTTACCGTCTGAACGCCGCCTATACGATGGCCTGAGGCAATGGATTCATCTACACGGCTATGCCCCCACAATTCGAGAGATGAAAACGATGTTGCAAGAATCGTCTAGCTCCTTTGTGCAAGATTTGCTGGACAGGTTGCAGCAGAAGGGATTTATTGACAGGCAGCAGGGTTTAGCACGGGCCATTCGCCTGCTATACGGCGAGCTTCCCCTGAAGGGAATCATTCAGGCCGGCTATCTCACCGAGCACCCCGAACGATATTTTGAGCAGGTGCGTCTGGACGGCAACCGCTATAAACCGAGTGATTACGCTCTCTCAGTCCGTGGTGACAGCATGGCAAACGCCCAAATTTATGACGGTGATATTGTAGTCATTCACCCCACAGAGGACCTCTGGGCCATTCGCCCAGGCCGGATTGGCGTGATCTGGATCGCAGGGGAAGGCACCACCCTCAAGCATGTTTACTACGGTGAAGGCGACACCCAGATCACGCTGCGGCCAGCTAACCCGGCCCACCCTACGCGCACGTTAGACCGCGCCCAGGTAGGGGTTCAGGGCGTGATGGTGGGGCAGCACCGCAACGACAATGGCCTATGGGTTGCGGTAGAGCCTGTTCGACATCAGGGATAG
- a CDS encoding DUF6671 family protein: MAELDLFAGRVAVLATMHRKEQAIAPRLETHLGVRVSVPSGFNTDAFGTFTNDIQRPADQLNTARLKAEAALRHTGETLAIASEGSFGPHPQIPFVPCDRELVLLCDREHQLEIVGEALTTTTNYRHQTVRSPAEALTFAEAVSFPSHGLVVKTEPAGIIVAKGITSVAELVAAVEQALDQSPTAHLETDMRALYNPTRMQAIAQATDDLLRAIAQTCPTCHYPGFAVVKRFPGRPCGLCGTPTLLTLSVLYQCQHCQLQQTAPAPDAPLTADPSQCPYCNP, translated from the coding sequence GTGGCTGAGCTGGACCTATTTGCTGGACGGGTGGCGGTGTTGGCCACCATGCACCGCAAGGAGCAGGCGATCGCGCCCCGGCTCGAAACCCACCTGGGGGTCAGGGTCAGCGTACCCTCTGGGTTTAACACCGACGCCTTTGGCACCTTTACCAACGACATTCAGCGCCCTGCCGATCAGCTCAACACCGCCCGGCTCAAGGCCGAGGCCGCCCTGCGACACACGGGCGAGACCCTCGCCATCGCCAGTGAGGGCAGCTTTGGGCCGCACCCGCAAATTCCCTTTGTGCCCTGCGATCGCGAGCTGGTGCTGCTGTGCGATCGCGAGCACCAGCTGGAAATTGTCGGCGAAGCGCTGACCACTACCACCAACTACCGCCACCAGACCGTCCGCAGCCCCGCCGAAGCCCTCACCTTTGCCGAGGCGGTCAGCTTTCCCAGCCACGGCCTGGTGGTCAAAACCGAGCCGGCCGGCATCATTGTGGCCAAGGGGATTACCAGTGTTGCCGAGCTGGTGGCCGCCGTCGAGCAGGCCCTGGACCAGTCGCCCACCGCCCACCTCGAAACCGACATGCGCGCCCTCTACAACCCCACCCGCATGCAGGCGATCGCCCAGGCGACCGACGATCTGCTGCGCGCGATCGCCCAGACCTGCCCCACCTGTCACTACCCCGGCTTTGCCGTGGTCAAACGGTTTCCCGGACGACCCTGCGGCCTGTGCGGCACCCCCACCCTGCTCACCCTTTCGGTGCTGTACCAGTGCCAGCACTGCCAGCTTCAGCAAACCGCCCCCGCCCCCGATGCTCCCCTCACCGCCGATCCCAGCCAGTGCCCCTACTGCAATCCCTAG
- a CDS encoding Uma2 family endonuclease, which translates to MYQTDPPQPAKATLPTMYDLPSEHPEDPGLPDEFHLLQPELLRLTFRPPTYAADHVFSASDLNLYYDASHVQWYKRPDWFGVLGVPRLYEERDLRLSYVTWQEGVTPFVVVELISPGTEAEDLGRTLRDASKPPNKWTVYEQILRIPYYIVFNRYTDELQAFGLMMTRYQPIPLEGLGVWFEDAELGLGLWEGTYQGIHRLWLRWYNRDQQWVLTPAEQEAQRAEQEAQRAERLAAQLRALGVEPDA; encoded by the coding sequence ATGTATCAAACCGACCCGCCGCAGCCGGCCAAAGCCACCCTGCCCACCATGTACGACCTCCCCAGCGAGCACCCGGAGGACCCTGGTTTGCCCGATGAGTTTCACCTGCTCCAGCCGGAGCTATTGCGGTTGACCTTCCGTCCCCCGACCTACGCCGCCGACCACGTCTTTTCGGCCAGCGACCTCAACCTCTATTACGACGCCAGCCACGTGCAGTGGTACAAGCGCCCTGACTGGTTTGGCGTGCTGGGGGTGCCTCGCCTCTACGAAGAACGGGACCTGCGCCTGAGCTACGTCACCTGGCAGGAAGGGGTGACCCCGTTTGTGGTCGTCGAGCTGATCTCACCCGGCACCGAAGCCGAAGACCTGGGCCGCACCCTGCGCGACGCCAGCAAACCACCCAACAAGTGGACCGTCTATGAGCAAATTTTGAGAATTCCCTACTACATCGTCTTTAACCGCTACACTGACGAGCTACAGGCCTTCGGGTTGATGATGACCCGCTACCAGCCGATTCCCCTGGAGGGGCTGGGGGTATGGTTTGAGGACGCTGAGCTGGGCCTGGGCCTCTGGGAAGGAACCTACCAGGGCATCCACCGTCTCTGGTTGCGCTGGTATAATCGCGACCAGCAGTGGGTTCTCACTCCCGCCGAGCAGGAAGCCCAGCGGGCGGAGCAGGAAGCCCAGCGGGCCGAGCGTCTAGCGGCGCAGCTGAGGGCCCTGGGGGTGGAGCCAGACGCCTAG
- a CDS encoding OB-fold nucleic acid binding domain-containing protein → MVKIVSRQSLGVQPVYDIGVARDHNFLLADGPVAANCFNKSHSTAYGFVTFQTAYLKANYPVEYMAALLTSNSGDQDKVQMHIANCIAMGIEVLPPDINRSLVDFTPEGKSILFGLSAVRNVGLGAIECILRHREEEGPFKSLAELCDRVDLHAVNRRALESLILSGALDPIDPNRNQLMQDLPLVIEWAQGRAKDREIGQGNLFDMMLGGGDSQAASPTAGYETAPKAPPVADFEAQEKLRQEKELLGFYISDHPLKSVQRQARVLAPINLAELHEQPDNVTLSAIVILASVKPVVTKKGDRMAIVQLEDLTGQSEAVVFPKSFERIGQHIAADRRLMIWGKVDRRDDRVQFIIDDAEPVEDVRMVMVELDPRLAGDIEQQHRLRNVIRNNQGDDPKYARVPVIAVIGANQQRQFVRLGAQFRVKDPEAAVAALMSANFQARATPLISA, encoded by the coding sequence GTGGTCAAAATCGTCAGTCGTCAATCGCTGGGTGTGCAGCCCGTCTACGACATTGGGGTGGCCCGCGACCACAACTTTTTGCTGGCCGACGGTCCGGTGGCCGCCAACTGCTTTAACAAGTCCCACTCCACCGCCTACGGGTTTGTCACCTTTCAGACCGCCTACCTGAAGGCCAACTACCCCGTGGAGTACATGGCGGCGCTGCTGACCTCCAACAGCGGCGACCAGGACAAGGTGCAGATGCACATCGCCAACTGCATCGCCATGGGCATTGAGGTGCTGCCCCCCGATATCAACCGATCGCTGGTCGATTTCACCCCCGAGGGCAAGAGCATTTTGTTTGGCCTCTCGGCGGTTCGCAACGTGGGTCTGGGGGCGATCGAGTGCATTCTCAGGCACCGCGAAGAGGAGGGGCCGTTTAAGTCGCTGGCGGAGCTTTGCGATCGCGTCGATCTGCACGCCGTCAACCGCCGCGCCCTGGAATCGCTGATTCTCAGTGGAGCCCTCGACCCCATCGACCCCAACCGCAACCAGCTGATGCAGGATCTGCCCCTGGTGATCGAGTGGGCCCAGGGGCGGGCCAAGGATCGCGAGATTGGCCAGGGCAACCTGTTCGACATGATGCTGGGCGGTGGCGACAGTCAGGCCGCATCCCCCACAGCGGGTTACGAAACCGCGCCCAAAGCGCCTCCGGTGGCCGATTTTGAGGCCCAGGAAAAGCTGCGCCAGGAAAAAGAACTGCTGGGCTTCTACATCTCTGACCACCCGCTCAAGTCGGTACAGCGACAGGCGCGGGTGCTGGCCCCCATCAACCTGGCGGAGCTGCACGAGCAGCCCGACAACGTCACCCTGAGCGCGATCGTGATTCTGGCCAGCGTCAAGCCGGTGGTGACCAAGAAGGGCGACCGAATGGCGATCGTGCAGCTCGAAGATTTGACGGGGCAGTCCGAGGCGGTGGTCTTCCCCAAATCCTTTGAGCGCATCGGTCAGCACATTGCCGCCGACCGGCGGCTGATGATCTGGGGCAAGGTCGATCGCCGCGACGATCGCGTCCAGTTCATCATCGACGACGCCGAACCCGTCGAAGACGTGCGGATGGTGATGGTGGAGCTAGACCCGCGCCTGGCGGGCGACATCGAGCAGCAGCACCGCCTTCGCAACGTGATTCGCAACAACCAGGGCGACGACCCCAAGTACGCGCGGGTGCCGGTGATTGCGGTAATTGGGGCCAACCAGCAGCGCCAGTTTGTGCGGCTGGGGGCGCAGTTTCGGGTCAAAGACCCCGAGGCAGCCGTAGCGGCCCTGATGAGCGCCAACTTTCAGGCCCGGGCCACGCCCTTAATCAGCGCCTGA